The following coding sequences lie in one Oscillatoria salina IIICB1 genomic window:
- a CDS encoding PEP-CTERM sorting domain-containing protein (PEP-CTERM proteins occur, often in large numbers, in the proteomes of bacteria that also encode an exosortase, a predicted intramembrane cysteine proteinase. The presence of a PEP-CTERM domain at a protein's C-terminus predicts cleavage within the sorting domain, followed by covalent anchoring to some some component of the (usually Gram-negative) cell surface. Many PEP-CTERM proteins exhibit an unusual sequence composition that includes large numbers of potential glycosylation sites. Expression of one such protein has been shown restore the ability of a bacterium to form floc, a type of biofilm.): MKSNLSKLVGAAVLAAGLTLASSSAANAANLDFSFDQFTGDAAEVDISVSDTADGLGEGDLLFTVKVGEGYIADITGLYFNISDDSLLSGLSVAGLNGVDISATEFNANSVSKVGGQYNNLNGGGRNRGDDVAFDIGVAFGGGGASPGDDYQEASFILSHNSTNLTLSQFSLQDFGVRLKSVGANREGSSKLLGTSTEYVAEVPETPETPETPETPETPYTPPQSVPEPGMTGALGLLAIGGLCYRKRNRKS; the protein is encoded by the coding sequence ATGAAAAGCAATTTATCTAAATTAGTTGGTGCTGCTGTTTTGGCGGCTGGTTTGACATTAGCTTCTTCCTCTGCTGCTAATGCAGCCAACTTAGATTTCAGCTTCGATCAATTTACTGGCGATGCAGCAGAAGTAGATATTTCTGTTTCCGATACAGCAGATGGTTTAGGAGAAGGCGATCTTTTATTCACAGTTAAAGTAGGTGAGGGTTATATCGCAGATATTACCGGACTTTACTTCAATATTAGTGACGATTCGCTCTTATCTGGGCTTTCTGTAGCTGGACTCAACGGCGTTGACATCAGTGCTACCGAATTTAACGCTAACTCAGTCAGCAAAGTTGGCGGTCAATATAACAATCTTAATGGTGGCGGTCGAAACCGAGGAGATGACGTAGCTTTTGACATTGGTGTAGCCTTTGGTGGTGGTGGTGCAAGTCCTGGAGATGACTATCAAGAAGCAAGCTTCATTCTTTCTCACAACTCGACAAACTTAACTCTCAGTCAGTTCTCCTTACAAGACTTTGGCGTTCGTCTCAAGAGTGTAGGTGCAAATCGCGAAGGTAGCAGCAAATTACTCGGAACTTCCACTGAGTATGTTGCGGAAGTTCCTGAAACTCCCGAAACTCCCGAAACTCCCGAAACTCCCGAAACTCCTTACACTCCTCCCCAATCAGTTCCCGAACCTGGGATGACCGGAGCTTTAGGCTTGTTAGCAATTGGTGGTTTGTGCTATCGCAAGCGCAACAGAAAAAGCTAA
- a CDS encoding glycosyltransferase, translated as MTFNQPHSLLPVPSGILEISELAVTSKMRLSLVLPTYNEAKNIKAAIAILSQLLDATLPEAYELIVVDDNSPDKTWKVAQELIPQYPQLRVMRRTKERGLSTAVIRGWQAATGEILGVIDADLQHPPQVLLKLWQEIESGADLALASRHVEGGGVSEWSFIRRFLSRGAQMVGLIILPGVLGRISDPMSGYFLVRRRCVTQITLNPLGYKILIEVVARGKIRWIAETGYVFQERHAGESKVTWKQYVEYLQHLLRLRFSLWPLRRFFRFGVVGFSGVFVDLAVFFLLRELIGLGLTRSAILSAEVAIINNFFGNDLWTFGDISRQQRGWQKRSKRLLKFNLICLSGLTLNVLLVNLLFNVFGFNEYLAKLVAIAAVTLWNFWFNLKLSWRVTDSGM; from the coding sequence ATGACTTTTAACCAACCACATTCATTATTGCCCGTTCCCTCTGGTATTCTAGAAATTTCTGAGCTAGCAGTTACTAGCAAAATGCGCTTATCGCTGGTGCTACCTACATATAACGAAGCGAAGAATATCAAAGCAGCGATCGCTATTCTCTCACAGTTGCTTGATGCTACTCTGCCGGAAGCTTATGAATTAATTGTGGTTGATGACAATAGTCCTGACAAAACTTGGAAAGTAGCCCAGGAACTAATTCCTCAATATCCCCAACTGCGAGTAATGCGTCGCACCAAAGAAAGAGGACTTTCTACTGCCGTTATTCGCGGTTGGCAAGCTGCTACAGGTGAAATTTTAGGAGTTATTGACGCTGACTTACAACATCCACCTCAAGTGTTACTTAAACTTTGGCAAGAAATCGAATCTGGTGCAGATTTGGCGCTAGCTAGTCGCCATGTGGAAGGAGGCGGAGTTAGTGAATGGAGTTTCATCAGGCGGTTTTTGTCTCGCGGCGCACAAATGGTCGGTTTAATTATTTTACCGGGTGTTCTGGGTCGGATTTCCGATCCGATGAGTGGTTATTTTTTAGTCCGCCGTCGCTGTGTGACGCAAATCACTCTTAATCCTTTGGGTTACAAAATCTTAATTGAAGTGGTGGCTCGTGGTAAAATTCGCTGGATTGCGGAAACTGGTTATGTGTTTCAAGAACGTCATGCTGGGGAAAGTAAAGTTACTTGGAAGCAATATGTAGAATATCTCCAACATTTGTTACGCTTGCGCTTTTCCCTTTGGCCTCTACGTCGATTTTTCCGTTTTGGTGTAGTTGGTTTTAGTGGTGTATTTGTCGATTTGGCTGTGTTTTTTCTCTTACGAGAATTAATTGGTTTGGGGTTGACTCGCAGCGCAATTTTATCAGCAGAAGTTGCAATTATCAACAACTTTTTTGGGAATGACCTCTGGACATTCGGAGATATTTCTCGTCAGCAACGAGGCTGGCAGAAGCGCAGCAAAAGATTATTAAAATTTAATTTAATTTGCTTGTCGGGCTTGACATTAAATGTCTTGTTGGTCAATTTATTGTTTAACGTCTTTGGCTTTAACGAGTATTTAGCAAAGCTAGTCGCGATCGCGGCTGTCACTCTCTGGAATTTTTGGTTTAACCTAAAATTGAGTTGGCGCGTCACTGATTCTGGAATGTAG
- a CDS encoding glycosyltransferase family 2 protein → MSLDSEQIELSIVVPVYNEEQNLDCLFERLESVLEPMKVSYEIVCVNDGSQDNTIEYLIAHHQRNSAIKVINFSRNFGKEIALSAGLDYSSGAAVIPIDADLQDPPELIKQLVDKWHEGYDVVYATRRSRNEESLLKRFTANNFYRIIAKMSRVPIPANTGDFRLMDRKVVEAIKQMPERTRFMKGMFAWVGFKQTSVLFERPKRYKGKTTWNYCKLWNFAIDGIASFSMIPLKIWSYIGILVSFLAFLYGSFLIISTLIWGIDVPGYASIMVVTLFLGGIQLISLGAIGEYLSRVYEEVKRRPLYLVRESYGFANEQLEETTQETL, encoded by the coding sequence ATGTCCCTTGATTCTGAGCAAATTGAGCTTAGTATTGTAGTTCCCGTCTATAACGAGGAACAAAATCTAGATTGCTTGTTCGAGCGACTAGAATCAGTTCTGGAACCAATGAAAGTTAGCTATGAAATTGTCTGCGTAAACGATGGTAGTCAAGATAATACTATCGAGTATTTAATCGCCCATCACCAGCGCAACTCAGCAATTAAAGTCATTAACTTTTCCCGGAACTTTGGTAAAGAAATCGCTCTTAGTGCAGGATTAGACTACAGTAGCGGTGCAGCCGTAATTCCCATTGATGCCGATTTGCAAGATCCGCCAGAATTAATTAAACAATTAGTGGACAAATGGCATGAAGGTTACGATGTAGTTTATGCCACCAGGCGATCGCGCAACGAAGAAAGCTTACTCAAACGCTTTACCGCCAATAATTTCTATCGAATAATTGCTAAAATGAGTCGCGTTCCTATCCCCGCTAATACAGGCGACTTTCGTTTAATGGATCGTAAAGTTGTCGAAGCAATTAAGCAAATGCCAGAGCGAACTCGCTTTATGAAAGGAATGTTTGCTTGGGTAGGTTTCAAACAAACTTCTGTCCTTTTCGAGCGCCCCAAACGTTACAAAGGTAAAACCACCTGGAATTACTGTAAACTCTGGAATTTTGCTATCGACGGGATCGCCTCATTTAGTATGATTCCTCTGAAAATTTGGAGCTATATTGGCATTCTAGTCTCTTTCCTCGCATTTTTATACGGTTCCTTTTTAATTATTAGTACCTTAATTTGGGGGATCGATGTACCTGGATATGCTTCAATCATGGTAGTAACACTATTTCTAGGCGGAATTCAGCTGATTAGTTTAGGCGCGATCGGTGAATATCTCAGTCGAGTTTACGAAGAAGTCAAAAGAAGACCGCTTTATTTAGTTCGAGAAAGTTATGGTTTCGCAAACGAACAGCTAGAAGAAACTACTCAGGAGACACTTTGA
- a CDS encoding TVP38/TMEM64 family protein — MSKFKSSILILTIICILATALGIYLLGGINQEQLENWLEEAGILAPIIYIVLYTIGTLLILPSTPLNLAGGAIFGAWMGTLWTSLAAVIAAVVAFSFTRSIGRELIAQKLAGKWEAMDAEIRQGGLFYLFAIRLLPIIPYGLVNFAAGLTSIRFQDYLWGTILGTVPGVLPFVTIGSSGIKAMQTGDVLPLLGALALTGILVAGATWYRRRRQFPQKVLAETQHSNSVQRPQERSRDLPDSEELNK, encoded by the coding sequence ATGTCCAAGTTTAAAAGTAGTATTTTAATTCTTACTATTATTTGTATTCTTGCTACAGCTTTAGGAATTTATCTCTTAGGTGGAATTAACCAAGAACAGTTAGAAAATTGGCTAGAAGAAGCAGGAATTTTAGCACCAATTATTTACATTGTCCTGTATACAATTGGAACTTTACTGATTTTGCCTTCCACACCCTTAAACCTCGCAGGTGGAGCAATTTTTGGTGCTTGGATGGGGACTTTATGGACGAGTCTAGCCGCAGTAATTGCCGCAGTAGTTGCATTTTCTTTTACGCGTAGCATCGGCAGAGAATTAATTGCCCAGAAACTTGCAGGAAAATGGGAAGCAATGGACGCAGAAATTCGTCAAGGTGGCTTATTTTATCTGTTCGCCATCCGACTATTACCAATTATTCCCTATGGTTTAGTTAACTTTGCTGCTGGCTTAACGTCGATTCGTTTTCAAGATTATTTATGGGGAACAATTTTAGGAACAGTTCCCGGAGTTTTACCTTTTGTAACCATTGGGAGTTCGGGAATTAAAGCGATGCAAACAGGAGATGTACTTCCTTTATTAGGCGCTTTAGCTTTAACAGGAATCCTGGTTGCAGGTGCTACTTGGTATCGTCGTCGTCGTCAATTTCCCCAAAAAGTTTTAGCAGAAACCCAGCACTCGAACTCAGTTCAACGTCCTCAAGAGCGATCGCGCGATTTGCCAGATAGTGAAGAACTAAATAAATAG
- a CDS encoding glycosyltransferase family 39 protein, with protein MEKVQTFNYIYPSKWWRILVIFLLVIGILFRVVNIEKKVYWGDEAAGSYRIAGYKSKEFQEFAMQGQVMSPEELQKYQRPNSKKNLRDAINALVGHPEHPPLYYLIARFWMQLLGDAVITPRSLSVLFSFLVFPCIYFLCLELFALPSVALMALALVAVSPFQILYAQEARQYSLWIATILLSSWALLRAMRINTKFTWIIYAITLALGLYTSLLSILVALAQGIYIFFLESFRFSQKLSAYLLASLAGMLLFLPWILVIIFAEEENTGWTKKPAPISALGKTWIFHLNSIFIDFNLTFRNKYLLLYLAVILFIGYAFYFLWERTPKRTWLFVWMLAAVTFLALAIPDVIMGGQRSTIFRYLLPSFVSIQIAVAYLLATKITFDFRQKWKSIFWKLLAVTIIFAGTLSCFQVIQAEAWWNKYREYYHYQIAKVVNQAERSLVICAWFDCMTLSHVVDSNVGLQDIRNLKKLDRVGNSFSELFVYKSKVSLEQLLKNKLNYEIEYTYYWQKELTPTDSASATLWQLKKKN; from the coding sequence ATGGAAAAAGTGCAAACATTTAACTATATTTATCCTTCTAAATGGTGGCGAATTTTAGTAATCTTTCTCTTAGTGATAGGTATTTTATTTCGAGTCGTCAACATCGAGAAAAAAGTTTATTGGGGTGACGAAGCTGCTGGTTCATATCGGATTGCAGGCTATAAATCAAAAGAATTTCAAGAATTTGCTATGCAGGGACAGGTAATGAGTCCCGAAGAATTACAGAAATATCAACGTCCCAACTCCAAAAAAAACTTACGTGACGCGATAAATGCTTTAGTTGGACACCCCGAACATCCGCCCTTATACTACTTAATAGCTCGATTTTGGATGCAGCTATTGGGTGATGCTGTTATCACACCAAGAAGTTTGTCTGTTTTATTCAGCTTTTTGGTATTTCCTTGCATTTATTTTTTATGTTTGGAATTGTTTGCGTTGCCGTCAGTAGCTTTAATGGCGCTTGCGCTTGTAGCTGTATCTCCTTTTCAAATTCTTTATGCTCAGGAAGCACGTCAGTATAGTCTTTGGATAGCTACAATTTTACTATCAAGTTGGGCATTGCTAAGAGCGATGCGTATCAACACCAAGTTCACTTGGATTATTTACGCAATCACCCTAGCACTAGGACTTTATACATCGCTACTTTCTATTTTAGTTGCCCTAGCACAAGGTATATATATCTTTTTTCTGGAAAGCTTTCGATTTAGTCAAAAACTGAGCGCTTATCTCTTAGCTTCTTTAGCAGGAATGCTTCTGTTTTTACCTTGGATTTTGGTGATTATTTTTGCCGAAGAAGAAAATACTGGTTGGACAAAAAAACCTGCACCTATTTCTGCATTAGGTAAAACTTGGATTTTTCATCTTAACTCAATTTTTATTGATTTTAATTTAACTTTCAGGAATAAATATTTATTACTTTATTTAGCAGTTATCCTCTTCATCGGATATGCTTTCTACTTTCTCTGGGAGCGGACACCGAAGCGAACTTGGTTGTTTGTCTGGATGTTAGCAGCAGTAACTTTCTTAGCATTAGCAATCCCAGACGTAATTATGGGAGGACAACGTTCAACTATCTTTCGCTATTTACTACCTAGTTTTGTTAGTATTCAAATAGCAGTGGCTTATCTATTAGCTACTAAAATTACCTTTGATTTTAGACAAAAATGGAAATCGATCTTCTGGAAATTGCTCGCAGTTACGATCATTTTTGCCGGAACTTTATCGTGTTTTCAAGTGATTCAAGCCGAAGCTTGGTGGAACAAATACCGAGAATATTATCATTACCAGATAGCAAAAGTTGTGAATCAAGCAGAACGATCGCTGGTTATTTGTGCTTGGTTTGACTGCATGACTCTCAGTCATGTTGTAGATTCTAACGTAGGACTTCAAGATATCCGTAACCTGAAAAAATTAGATCGAGTAGGCAATTCTTTTAGCGAATTATTCGTCTACAAGTCGAAAGTTTCCTTAGAACAATTGTTGAAAAATAAGCTTAATTATGAAATTGAGTATACTTATTATTGGCAAAAGGAATTAACTCCCACCGATTCAGCTAGTGCGACACTTTGGCAACTCAAGAAAAAAAATTAG
- a CDS encoding ArnT family glycosyltransferase yields the protein MFACLPLICLIIFWLIFWSPEKDWRSASLTAAVVWGVLLAAFTEILSLFKFLTFSSVLALWLLTLITGGFIYYRLIKQKQRSLKVPPLPKISPANLVLLGGVAAIVATVGLIAVVAPPNTWDSMTYHMSRVVHWIQNRSVAHYPTYNLPQLFHPPFAEYIIMHLQILSSGDRWANLVQWFSMLGSILGVSLIAKQLGANKNGQIFAAVFCATIPMGILQSSSTQNDYAVTFWLVCLAHYILLGLSKQKPRTVTLLGIGASVGLAVLTKSSGYIFAFPFLLWFFLAKINHLRWQLWKPIFIVTAVYFSLNLGHYFRNLDLFATPLGTPDNFAVDYKMEIYTLPAFISNLIRNLAFHNDIVRYLGLEEWITPLTGKVAKLIAIIHSFLGLAIDDPRITAPAGYSVPGISFDENTAGNPLHFLLICGAISLLLIFPKINHKKRVFCYLVTLIAGLFLFSFLLKIQYYHPRHHLILFVLFSSFVGLVFEKIFHRNLLTVIAVVLIVTSLPWVFQNKFRPIFAETNIFNTSRTALYFLNRPQLEEPYSSAVEYIKRQECFDIGLSLGTGVTVGNRYWEYPLWVLFQKNNNNTYRLENIQPENISVTKSESYPHNQFSPCAIISIKDKKLQEKQVENLVIKGETYKTEWSASEDYLRILLKQ from the coding sequence ATGTTTGCCTGTTTACCACTAATTTGCTTAATTATTTTCTGGCTAATTTTCTGGAGTCCAGAAAAAGACTGGCGTAGTGCTAGCTTAACAGCAGCAGTTGTTTGGGGAGTATTGCTTGCCGCCTTTACTGAAATCTTAAGTTTGTTTAAATTTTTAACCTTTAGTTCAGTTTTAGCTTTGTGGCTTTTAACTCTCATTACTGGGGGTTTTATTTATTATCGACTCATCAAACAAAAACAGCGATCGCTAAAAGTTCCTCCTCTTCCCAAAATTTCTCCAGCTAACCTGGTTTTACTAGGAGGTGTAGCTGCGATCGTCGCTACAGTGGGTTTAATTGCAGTAGTAGCACCACCTAATACTTGGGATTCAATGACTTATCACATGAGTCGCGTAGTTCATTGGATACAAAACCGCAGCGTCGCCCATTATCCTACTTATAACTTACCCCAGTTGTTTCATCCACCCTTTGCCGAGTATATCATTATGCACTTGCAGATTCTCAGTAGCGGCGATCGCTGGGCTAACTTGGTGCAATGGTTTAGTATGCTTGGTAGTATTCTTGGTGTATCTTTAATCGCTAAACAGCTTGGTGCAAATAAAAACGGACAAATTTTTGCTGCTGTTTTTTGTGCGACAATTCCTATGGGAATTCTCCAAAGTTCTAGCACTCAAAATGATTATGCAGTTACATTTTGGTTAGTTTGTCTAGCTCACTATATCCTCCTGGGATTATCAAAACAAAAACCTCGCACTGTTACCTTATTAGGTATTGGTGCTAGTGTCGGATTAGCCGTTTTAACTAAAAGTTCAGGTTACATTTTTGCCTTTCCTTTTCTCCTCTGGTTTTTTCTCGCTAAAATAAATCACCTTCGTTGGCAGTTGTGGAAACCAATTTTTATTGTCACCGCCGTATATTTTAGTTTAAATTTAGGTCATTACTTCCGAAATCTAGATTTATTTGCTACTCCTTTAGGAACTCCAGACAACTTTGCCGTTGACTATAAAATGGAAATATATACCTTGCCAGCTTTTATTTCTAATCTAATTAGAAATCTTGCCTTTCATAACGATATAGTTAGATATCTAGGCTTAGAAGAATGGATTACTCCCCTGACAGGTAAAGTTGCTAAATTAATCGCTATTATTCACTCATTTCTCGGATTAGCAATTGACGACCCTCGTATAACTGCACCTGCTGGATATAGCGTTCCCGGAATATCATTTGATGAAAATACAGCAGGAAATCCCCTCCATTTTTTGTTAATCTGTGGAGCCATTAGCTTGTTGCTTATTTTCCCCAAAATAAACCACAAAAAAAGAGTATTTTGCTATTTAGTTACCTTAATAGCCGGCTTGTTTCTTTTTTCTTTTCTCTTAAAAATTCAATATTATCATCCTCGTCATCATCTCATACTTTTTGTCCTCTTTTCCTCCTTCGTAGGTTTAGTTTTTGAGAAAATCTTCCATCGGAACTTACTTACAGTTATAGCTGTAGTGCTTATCGTTACATCTTTACCTTGGGTTTTTCAAAATAAATTTCGTCCAATTTTCGCAGAAACCAATATATTTAATACTAGCAGGACAGCACTTTATTTTCTGAACAGACCACAGTTAGAAGAACCTTACTCATCAGCAGTTGAATATATCAAACGCCAAGAATGTTTTGATATCGGTTTATCTTTGGGAACGGGTGTAACAGTGGGTAATCGCTATTGGGAATATCCCTTATGGGTACTGTTTCAAAAAAATAACAATAACACCTATCGACTAGAAAATATTCAACCAGAAAATATTTCTGTTACTAAATCAGAAAGCTACCCCCATAACCAGTTTTCACCTTGTGCTATTATTTCTATTAAAGATAAAAAACTTCAAGAAAAGCAAGTAGAAAATCTTGTAATTAAAGGCGAGACTTATAAGACTGAATGGTCGGCATCGGAAGATTATCTTCGGATATTACTTAAACAATAG
- a CDS encoding sulfotransferase domain-containing protein has product MNLPQFIVLGGHKCGTSSLHSYLDQHPEIYLPAIKGIDFFSREGNPGQRITTIEEYQALYQDKSQEQIAGEVSSVYLNSPKACRTIKKYVPDAKLIVVLRNPIDRAFSHFNVLKETKKRERDFQEIFTEKKVKKNGFYAAPLKMYLGEFGREQFKFFLFDSLTKNQQEFFADFFEFIGVDASFMPDTSLILRKGGKIKYNKIERVFQQNNSLKKILKFVVKPFTTPKQRLDLSVKMQNAFTKRIQMPSDIRKQLTELYREDILQVQDLLEIDLSHWLKASSK; this is encoded by the coding sequence ATGAACCTACCTCAATTCATTGTTTTAGGCGGACATAAATGCGGTACTTCGTCTTTGCATTCTTATTTAGATCAGCATCCGGAAATTTATCTACCTGCGATTAAAGGAATAGACTTTTTTAGTCGAGAAGGAAATCCAGGTCAAAGAATAACTACAATTGAGGAATATCAAGCTTTATATCAGGATAAAAGCCAAGAACAAATTGCAGGTGAAGTTTCCAGTGTTTACTTGAATTCACCAAAGGCTTGTCGAACAATTAAGAAATATGTGCCAGATGCTAAACTGATAGTCGTACTCAGAAATCCAATTGACAGAGCTTTTTCTCATTTCAATGTACTCAAAGAAACTAAAAAACGCGAAAGAGATTTTCAAGAAATTTTTACCGAAAAAAAAGTTAAGAAAAATGGATTTTATGCAGCTCCATTAAAAATGTATTTAGGAGAATTTGGCAGAGAGCAATTTAAGTTTTTCTTATTTGATTCCTTGACGAAAAATCAACAAGAGTTTTTTGCTGATTTTTTTGAGTTTATTGGTGTTGATGCCAGCTTTATGCCAGACACATCCTTAATTTTGCGTAAAGGAGGAAAAATTAAATATAATAAAATTGAACGAGTATTTCAACAAAATAATTCACTCAAAAAAATCTTAAAATTTGTAGTTAAGCCTTTTACAACCCCCAAACAAAGACTTGATTTATCGGTAAAAATGCAGAATGCTTTTACTAAAAGAATTCAGATGCCGTCAGATATTCGCAAACAGTTAACCGAACTTTATCGAGAAGATATTTTGCAAGTACAAGATTTGCTAGAAATCGATCTTTCTCATTGGTTAAAAGCTAGTTCTAAATAA
- a CDS encoding lysylphosphatidylglycerol synthase transmembrane domain-containing protein, with protein sequence MPQIIFRLKPYLRWLILGATLFFLIQALKSHWQEVLAIRFHSQGWLYLSLALIVTLIAHTWCGWVWFSILKEFQQPVSIPWAIIVFLKTNIAKYLPGNVWHFSGRILAATAANISFAAATVSVVLEPLLMAAAALLIALLTVNSENWFLQLASLAVIFAAIHPRLLNPVIKKVSRLKLKKTPTVDEKKTDFRIEKYPVRPLIGELIFVCLRGAGFLLTVLALTTINPSKIFLLLGAFSLAWLLGLVVPGAPGGIGVFEATALALLQEEFASGTILGAVALYRLISILAEASGAGLAWFGEMYLLKQHKK encoded by the coding sequence ATGCCGCAAATTATTTTTCGTCTCAAACCTTATCTACGTTGGTTAATTTTAGGAGCAACCTTATTTTTCTTAATTCAAGCTCTAAAAAGCCATTGGCAAGAAGTTCTCGCCATCCGTTTTCATAGCCAAGGCTGGCTTTATTTAAGTTTAGCATTAATAGTAACTTTAATCGCGCATACTTGGTGTGGTTGGGTATGGTTTTCCATCTTAAAAGAATTCCAACAACCTGTCAGCATTCCCTGGGCAATTATAGTTTTCTTGAAAACCAATATTGCTAAATATTTACCAGGAAATGTTTGGCATTTTTCCGGCAGAATTTTAGCAGCAACGGCAGCCAATATCTCTTTCGCCGCAGCTACAGTTAGTGTTGTTCTCGAACCATTATTAATGGCAGCAGCAGCACTTTTAATCGCTTTATTAACTGTTAATTCAGAAAATTGGTTCTTACAATTAGCGAGTTTAGCAGTTATTTTTGCTGCCATTCATCCCAGGTTATTAAATCCAGTCATTAAAAAAGTTAGCCGATTAAAACTCAAAAAAACACCAACAGTTGACGAGAAAAAAACTGATTTCCGAATTGAAAAATATCCGGTGCGTCCACTAATAGGAGAGTTGATTTTTGTTTGTTTGCGAGGTGCGGGTTTTCTCTTAACTGTGCTAGCTTTAACTACTATTAACCCAAGCAAAATTTTCTTGTTACTTGGTGCATTTAGTCTCGCTTGGTTACTAGGTTTAGTTGTACCTGGTGCGCCCGGTGGAATTGGTGTTTTTGAAGCTACAGCCCTAGCCTTACTTCAAGAAGAATTTGCTAGTGGGACAATTTTAGGTGCTGTTGCCTTATATCGCCTAATTAGTATCTTAGCTGAAGCTAGCGGAGCAGGGTTAGCGTGGTTTGGCGAAATGTATCTTTTAAAACAGCATAAAAAGTAA
- the cofH gene encoding 7,8-didemethyl-8-hydroxy-5-deazariboflavin synthase subunit CofH, translated as MKTKSLNSILNYALDGGDLSPEEGVLLLQQNEPAVREAIRETADELRRRQAGDTVTYVVNRNINFTNICEQHCSFCAFRRDGDEAGAYWLETEQILAKAADAVSRGATEICMQGGLNLSAKINDASLSYYLRLVEIIKREFPQLHLHAFSPQEVQFIAREDKISYAEVIAALRDAGVNSMPGTAAEVLDDSVRKVLCPEKIKTATWLEIVETAHQLGVPTTSTMLSGHIETAQQQMVHLERLRSLQQTAIKKGYPARFTEFILLPFVGQEAPKPLRRRVGRDQPILADSLLLTAVARIFLGNWIVNHQPSWVKLGLAGATEALRWGCNDIGGTLMEEHITTMAGAKGGTCMEPERLQQAITSRGRAYQERNTLYQAIAVKSPTRV; from the coding sequence ATGAAAACTAAATCGCTTAACTCTATTCTGAATTATGCTTTAGATGGAGGAGATTTATCGCCCGAAGAAGGCGTTTTGCTTTTACAGCAAAATGAACCTGCGGTAAGAGAAGCTATTCGCGAGACTGCTGATGAGTTGCGCCGACGACAAGCAGGAGATACAGTGACTTATGTAGTTAATCGCAATATCAATTTTACGAATATTTGCGAGCAACATTGTAGCTTTTGTGCGTTTCGTCGCGATGGAGATGAAGCGGGGGCTTATTGGTTAGAAACTGAGCAAATTTTAGCGAAAGCAGCCGATGCAGTTAGTCGGGGTGCGACGGAAATTTGTATGCAGGGTGGGCTGAATTTGTCGGCGAAAATTAATGATGCTAGTTTGTCTTATTATCTGCGTTTGGTAGAAATAATTAAAAGGGAATTTCCCCAGTTACATTTGCACGCTTTTTCTCCCCAGGAAGTGCAGTTTATTGCTAGGGAAGATAAGATTAGTTATGCAGAAGTTATTGCGGCTTTGCGAGATGCGGGAGTTAATTCGATGCCCGGAACTGCGGCAGAAGTGTTAGATGATAGTGTAAGAAAGGTGTTGTGTCCGGAAAAGATTAAGACAGCTACTTGGTTGGAAATTGTCGAAACTGCACATCAATTGGGCGTACCCACAACAAGTACAATGTTGTCAGGACATATCGAGACAGCGCAGCAACAGATGGTACATTTAGAAAGGCTGCGATCGCTGCAACAAACTGCTATCAAAAAAGGATATCCTGCCCGCTTTACTGAGTTTATCCTCTTACCTTTTGTAGGACAAGAAGCGCCGAAACCTTTACGTCGTCGGGTAGGTAGAGATCAACCGATTCTCGCTGATAGTTTATTATTAACCGCAGTTGCACGTATTTTCCTCGGTAATTGGATCGTAAATCATCAACCGAGTTGGGTCAAACTAGGATTAGCAGGTGCAACGGAAGCTTTGCGGTGGGGTTGTAACGACATTGGTGGGACACTGATGGAAGAACATATTACCACAATGGCAGGGGCAAAAGGCGGTACTTGTATGGAACCAGAAAGATTACAACAAGCGATTACTTCCCGAGGACGAGCTTACCAAGAAAGGAATACATTGTATCAAGCGATCGCTGTGAAATCGCCGACACGAGTGTAA